In one window of Culturomica massiliensis DNA:
- the alaS gene encoding alanine--tRNA ligase produces the protein MKSAEIRQKFLDFFESKSHTIVPSAPMVIKDDPTLMFTNAGMNQFKDIILGNVSMKYKRVADSQKCLRVSGKHNDLEEVGHDTYHHTMFEMLGNWSFGDYFKKEAIAYAWEFLTDVMKLDKDRLYATVFGGDKEDNLEPDMEAREYWLNYLPEDRILFGNKKDNFWEMGDMGPCGPCSELHIDLRSDAERKIKPGRELVNKDNPLVIEIWNLVFMQFNRKADGSLENLPHTNVDTGMGFERLCMAVQGKTSNYDTDVFTPIIGKIAEFSGIKYGASEESDIAMRVIADHLRTIAFSITDGQLPSNVKAGYVIRRILRRAVRYAYTYLNQRDAFMYRFVPVLIEVMGQHYPELVSQQQLIEKVIREEENAFLRTLDKGIKLLDRIIAKTKEEDFVTVPGNVAFELYDTYGFPLDLTELILREQGLVVNRREFKAELEAQKERSRSASAVDTDDWVELLNDDEQEFVGYDNTEIEVRIARYRRVVTKGKTQYHLVFNLTPFYGEAGGQVGDSGWLTGEEEKIRVIDTRKENGLTIHIVEQLPMDLTQVFFAKVDLHRRVLIANNHTATHLLDYALRQVLGKHVEQKGSYVSDEHLRFDFSHFQKVTDEELREVAAIVNRLIRQNLPLEERRAVAMSEAQRMGAIAIFGEKYGDLVRVIKFGDSIELCGGTHVPATGQIGFFRILSESSVSAGVRRIEAITADKAEEYIVNYFDLMKDVEKLFKSNKGVMENVTALLEENEGLKKDIERFEAESLKLVKERLKNERIVIRDINLIFETTELPQAKVKDLAFQLKGEYDKVVLVLGGVYGGKPHLTVMISDALVKEYGLHAGQIVREAAQEIKGGGGGQPFFATAGGSDPDGVDNAIAFAERLIKHKLNIG, from the coding sequence AGTGTTTGAGGGTCTCCGGAAAGCATAACGATTTGGAGGAAGTAGGACATGATACGTATCATCATACCATGTTTGAGATGTTAGGTAACTGGTCGTTTGGAGATTATTTCAAAAAGGAGGCTATTGCCTATGCATGGGAGTTTCTGACGGATGTAATGAAGTTGGATAAAGACAGGTTGTATGCAACTGTTTTCGGAGGTGATAAGGAAGACAATCTGGAGCCGGATATGGAAGCCCGGGAGTATTGGTTGAATTATTTACCGGAGGACCGGATATTATTTGGAAACAAGAAGGATAATTTCTGGGAAATGGGAGATATGGGACCGTGCGGTCCGTGTTCCGAATTGCATATCGATTTACGTTCGGATGCGGAACGGAAGATAAAACCTGGACGGGAACTGGTTAATAAGGATAATCCATTGGTGATAGAGATCTGGAACCTGGTGTTTATGCAGTTCAATCGTAAAGCGGACGGAAGTCTGGAAAATTTACCGCATACCAATGTGGATACCGGTATGGGATTCGAGCGTTTATGTATGGCTGTACAAGGGAAGACATCCAATTACGATACGGATGTTTTTACTCCGATAATAGGTAAAATTGCAGAGTTCAGCGGGATAAAATACGGAGCGTCAGAGGAGTCCGACATCGCAATGCGTGTGATCGCGGATCATTTGCGGACCATTGCTTTCTCGATAACAGACGGTCAATTACCGTCCAATGTGAAAGCGGGGTATGTGATTCGCCGTATATTAAGGCGTGCTGTCCGGTATGCTTATACTTATCTGAATCAGAGAGATGCCTTTATGTATCGGTTTGTTCCGGTTCTGATTGAAGTGATGGGACAGCATTATCCTGAATTGGTTTCTCAGCAACAGTTGATCGAGAAGGTTATTCGGGAGGAAGAAAATGCTTTTTTAAGAACGTTGGATAAGGGCATTAAGCTGCTGGATCGTATTATAGCCAAGACGAAAGAGGAAGATTTTGTGACAGTACCGGGAAATGTAGCTTTCGAATTATATGATACCTATGGTTTTCCTTTGGATCTTACCGAATTGATTTTGCGGGAACAGGGTCTGGTTGTAAACCGTCGGGAGTTTAAGGCAGAATTAGAAGCACAGAAAGAACGTTCCCGTTCGGCTTCTGCTGTAGATACGGATGATTGGGTGGAGTTGCTCAATGACGATGAGCAGGAGTTCGTCGGATATGACAATACGGAAATTGAAGTACGTATAGCCCGTTATCGCCGGGTGGTGACCAAAGGAAAAACACAGTATCATCTTGTTTTTAATCTGACCCCGTTTTATGGAGAAGCCGGAGGACAGGTCGGTGATAGTGGCTGGTTGACTGGGGAGGAGGAAAAAATCCGGGTCATTGATACCCGGAAAGAAAATGGTTTGACGATACATATCGTGGAGCAACTGCCTATGGATCTGACTCAGGTATTTTTTGCCAAGGTTGATTTACACCGGCGGGTATTGATTGCCAATAATCATACGGCAACCCACCTTTTGGATTATGCGTTGCGGCAGGTATTGGGTAAGCATGTTGAACAGAAGGGATCGTATGTCAGTGATGAGCATTTACGATTCGACTTTTCTCATTTTCAGAAAGTCACCGATGAAGAGTTGCGGGAAGTTGCTGCGATCGTGAATCGTTTGATTCGTCAGAATTTGCCTTTGGAGGAACGTCGGGCTGTTGCTATGAGTGAAGCGCAGAGAATGGGAGCTATTGCCATTTTCGGAGAAAAGTACGGAGATTTGGTAAGGGTTATCAAATTTGGAGATTCGATAGAATTATGTGGAGGTACGCATGTGCCTGCGACGGGGCAAATCGGTTTTTTCCGGATACTCAGTGAGAGTTCCGTTTCTGCCGGCGTAAGACGTATTGAAGCGATAACGGCAGATAAGGCCGAGGAATATATCGTCAATTATTTCGACTTAATGAAGGATGTCGAGAAGTTGTTTAAATCCAATAAAGGGGTGATGGAAAATGTCACGGCACTTTTGGAGGAAAATGAAGGTTTGAAGAAAGATATCGAACGATTTGAAGCCGAAAGCCTGAAGTTGGTAAAAGAGCGGTTGAAGAATGAGCGGATCGTTATCCGGGATATCAATCTGATATTCGAAACGACGGAACTTCCGCAGGCTAAGGTAAAAGATCTGGCCTTCCAGTTGAAAGGAGAATATGACAAAGTCGTTCTGGTACTGGGAGGTGTTTACGGAGGTAAACCTCACTTGACGGTCATGATCAGCGATGCTTTGGTTAAAGAATATGGTTTACATGCCGGCCAGATTGTCCGGGAGGCTGCTCAGGAAATAAAAGGCGGCGGCGGCGGTCAGCCGTTTTTCGCTACTGCCGGTGGTTCCGACCCTGATGGAGTGGATAATGCCATCGCTTTTGCAGAAAGATTGATTAAGCATAAACTGAATATTGGTTAA
- a CDS encoding tetratricopeptide repeat protein, translated as MKRTFRSVATLMLAGVVVISCSPLNKMKKRAGELGYKVTPEVLEEKGNMVDVKIDVTIPAKFFNKNVTAVATPVLKYQGGEKAFASQTLQGENVQGNNVVVPYEAGKTISYTGQMPYEDAMRISDLVVKVQASKGAKSVDFDPIKIADGIVATATLVNNDPAIVLGKDNFQRITPEQNEAAIYYLINSSQIRNNQVKSEEILAMEKFLKEAKADENVNLKNVEIQSYASPDGSYDWNDKLANKREGASDNFLKKNMKKNKMDEYKNLDFFKKYVVAEDWEGFKKAMEASSIRDKELILRVLAMHSDPEVREREIKNIASAYSAIADQILPKLRRSKFVVNAERVGKSDEQIKDLAKSNPSELDVEELLYAATLFDNDADKLAVYETVMSQFPNDWRGFNDAGMILFEMGKIAQAKSDFDKANSLSANNKIVKNNLGAVELKNGNVKEAEVLFGAATGAGNEVNYNKGIVAIMKGDYKAAVDYFGKCNCVNAALANLLNGNNNEALKKLNEGKDNSALASYLKAVIGARTNDANMVMSNLKDACAKDSSMKNLAETDIEFAKFFQNPDFQAIVK; from the coding sequence ATGAAAAGGACATTTAGATCAGTTGCAACTTTAATGTTGGCAGGGGTTGTCGTTATTTCTTGTTCTCCTTTGAATAAAATGAAAAAAAGGGCTGGAGAATTAGGTTATAAAGTAACACCTGAAGTATTGGAAGAGAAAGGGAATATGGTTGATGTAAAAATCGACGTGACTATTCCTGCTAAATTCTTTAACAAGAATGTTACGGCAGTAGCGACTCCCGTATTGAAATATCAAGGTGGTGAAAAAGCTTTTGCCTCACAGACTTTGCAGGGAGAAAATGTTCAGGGAAATAACGTTGTTGTGCCTTATGAAGCTGGTAAAACAATTTCTTACACCGGTCAGATGCCTTATGAAGACGCTATGAGAATTTCAGATCTTGTAGTGAAGGTACAGGCTTCTAAAGGTGCCAAGTCGGTTGATTTCGATCCGATTAAGATTGCTGACGGTATCGTAGCTACAGCAACTTTGGTAAATAATGATCCGGCTATTGTTTTGGGTAAAGATAATTTCCAAAGAATTACTCCGGAACAGAATGAAGCTGCTATTTATTATCTGATCAACTCTTCCCAGATTCGTAACAATCAGGTGAAATCCGAAGAAATTCTGGCTATGGAGAAATTCCTGAAGGAGGCTAAAGCGGATGAAAATGTAAATCTGAAAAACGTTGAAATTCAGTCTTATGCTTCTCCGGACGGATCCTATGACTGGAATGATAAATTAGCAAACAAACGTGAGGGTGCTTCAGACAATTTCCTGAAAAAGAATATGAAGAAAAACAAAATGGATGAATATAAGAATTTGGATTTCTTCAAGAAATATGTGGTAGCAGAAGACTGGGAAGGATTCAAAAAGGCTATGGAAGCTTCCAGCATCCGTGACAAAGAGTTGATTCTTCGTGTATTGGCCATGCATTCTGATCCGGAAGTGAGAGAAAGAGAAATTAAAAATATTGCTTCTGCTTACTCTGCAATTGCAGATCAGATTCTTCCGAAATTGAGACGTTCTAAATTTGTTGTAAATGCAGAGCGTGTAGGAAAATCTGACGAACAGATCAAAGACCTGGCTAAATCCAATCCTTCAGAATTGGATGTTGAAGAATTGTTATATGCCGCTACTTTATTCGATAACGATGCTGATAAATTGGCTGTTTATGAAACTGTAATGTCACAGTTCCCGAATGATTGGAGAGGTTTCAACGATGCCGGTATGATTCTTTTTGAAATGGGTAAAATTGCTCAGGCTAAATCCGATTTCGACAAAGCAAACAGTTTGTCTGCAAATAATAAGATTGTGAAAAACAATTTGGGTGCAGTTGAATTGAAAAACGGCAATGTGAAAGAGGCAGAAGTTTTGTTTGGTGCGGCAACCGGTGCAGGTAATGAAGTAAACTATAACAAAGGTATTGTAGCTATCATGAAAGGGGATTACAAAGCTGCTGTTGATTATTTCGGAAAATGCAACTGTGTAAATGCTGCTTTGGCTAATTTGCTGAACGGTAATAACAACGAAGCATTGAAGAAATTGAACGAAGGCAAAGACAATTCTGCATTGGCTTCTTACCTGAAGGCTGTTATCGGAGCCAGAACGAATGATGCTAATATGGTTATGTCAAACCTGAAAGATGCTTGTGCAAAAGATTCTTCTATGAAGAACCTGGCAGAAACGGATATAGAATTTGCTAAATTCTTCCAGAATCCGGACTTTCAGGCTATTGTTAAGTAA
- a CDS encoding TlpA family protein disulfide reductase — translation MKIIAGAIIIFLLLSSCARKNAVIVSGRVENGDTIVSVWVDDTIYSFPLDENGFFAGSIPLQKGVYASFLPNSLDLYLSPGEDLEIYVNMLNISGSLNFSGSLGGINNYMKEQEMAVFFNKDYYALEEEDFVKQMQRLIEEKTTLLEAKNFDAVFTDIEKLRIRYSIGERILVYPFYRQQNQVGSYHPGKMFSDFLSTFSLDHDELFVTRDYRKFLLNYVYFQGGNQYDAGENYTSGIADYIFVHFTKPDIRDFLLSEVVYRYMWENNGLEGAGHLLEVFRRECKDSKRIQYIEDIVSRWEKLLVGEPAPDFTLEGGNGKTIRLKDFRGKYLYISVWASWCMPCKKELPYIKLLEKEYEGKNIQFLCVSIDGTDRKSEWERALKKEKYGGMQAIIDKNGKFNQDYMIISVPRFILVDPEGKIVSSNAPRPSGAILHFLNKQQIH, via the coding sequence ATGAAAATTATCGCGGGTGCAATAATAATATTTTTATTGTTGTCTTCCTGTGCCCGGAAGAATGCCGTTATTGTCAGTGGCCGGGTAGAAAACGGAGATACGATTGTTTCTGTATGGGTTGATGACACGATTTATTCTTTTCCATTGGATGAGAATGGCTTTTTTGCAGGTTCGATACCGTTGCAAAAAGGCGTTTATGCCTCTTTCTTACCGAATTCTCTCGATTTGTATTTAAGTCCCGGTGAAGACCTGGAGATATATGTTAATATGTTGAATATTTCCGGATCTTTGAATTTCAGCGGAAGCTTGGGGGGGATCAATAATTATATGAAGGAGCAGGAAATGGCTGTTTTCTTCAATAAGGATTATTATGCCTTGGAAGAGGAAGACTTTGTCAAACAAATGCAACGTTTGATTGAAGAGAAGACCACATTGCTTGAAGCTAAGAATTTTGATGCTGTTTTTACGGATATTGAAAAATTGAGAATTCGTTACTCCATAGGAGAGCGTATCCTGGTATATCCGTTTTATCGGCAGCAGAATCAGGTCGGATCTTATCATCCGGGAAAAATGTTTAGTGATTTTTTATCGACTTTTTCTTTGGATCATGACGAATTGTTTGTTACCCGTGATTATCGTAAGTTCTTGTTGAATTATGTATATTTTCAAGGGGGTAACCAATACGATGCCGGAGAGAATTATACAAGTGGTATTGCCGATTATATTTTTGTTCATTTTACCAAACCGGATATCCGTGACTTTTTGTTGTCGGAAGTGGTATACAGGTATATGTGGGAAAATAATGGGTTAGAGGGAGCCGGGCATTTGCTGGAAGTTTTCCGGCGCGAGTGTAAGGATTCCAAACGTATCCAATATATTGAGGATATCGTGAGCCGTTGGGAGAAATTGTTGGTGGGAGAGCCGGCGCCTGATTTTACTTTGGAGGGAGGAAATGGAAAAACGATCCGGTTGAAAGATTTCAGGGGGAAGTATCTGTACATCAGTGTCTGGGCAAGTTGGTGTATGCCGTGTAAAAAAGAATTACCTTATATAAAGTTGTTGGAAAAGGAATATGAAGGAAAGAATATTCAGTTCTTGTGTGTATCTATAGACGGAACGGATCGGAAGTCGGAGTGGGAGAGAGCATTAAAGAAAGAAAAATACGGGGGCATGCAAGCTATTATAGATAAGAATGGGAAATTCAATCAGGATTACATGATTATCAGTGTGCCGCGTTTTATTCTGGTTGATCCGGAAGGGAAAATCGTAAGTTCGAATGCCCCCCGGCCTTCCGGCGCTATCCTGCATTTTTTGAATAAACAACAGATTCATTGA
- a CDS encoding DUF4369 domain-containing protein: MRMSEVFWIIAGLLLYACNSDVTVIKGEIEGLEGKITLAMIEPQTNDTVVIAEQDVVDGKIDLKSKGVSVPAWVWLNLDKGRSIDFIIDSHRKIQIEGSLADIGRISVTGSDLAEEYVFLQQLLEERYDMPLAELEKMIHNLQRREVLNSRGEFILASYRRRLEKFKRYRFEYIEKLIEMNPSQELSLFLIWDELKDSADVQKRLFESMCIENKESNIYQLLTERLQ; the protein is encoded by the coding sequence ATGAGAATGTCGGAGGTGTTTTGGATAATAGCGGGTTTATTATTATATGCTTGTAACTCTGATGTAACGGTTATAAAGGGAGAGATTGAGGGGTTGGAAGGAAAAATCACATTGGCGATGATCGAGCCGCAGACAAATGATACTGTTGTAATTGCAGAGCAGGATGTGGTGGATGGGAAAATCGATTTGAAAAGCAAAGGGGTGAGTGTACCGGCTTGGGTCTGGCTGAATTTGGATAAAGGACGGTCGATTGATTTTATAATCGATTCGCATCGGAAAATTCAGATTGAAGGCAGTTTGGCTGATATCGGTCGGATTTCAGTAACAGGCTCGGATTTGGCGGAAGAATATGTTTTTTTACAACAGCTTTTGGAAGAAAGGTATGATATGCCTTTGGCTGAATTGGAAAAAATGATTCATAATCTGCAACGGAGGGAAGTTCTTAATAGTCGTGGTGAATTTATATTGGCAAGTTACCGGAGGCGTTTGGAAAAATTCAAGCGGTATCGGTTTGAGTATATAGAGAAGTTGATTGAAATGAATCCGAGCCAGGAATTATCTTTGTTTTTGATATGGGATGAGCTGAAAGATAGTGCGGATGTTCAAAAAAGATTGTTTGAAAGTATGTGTATCGAGAATAAAGAAAGTAATATCTATCAGTTGTTGACTGAAAGATTGCAATAG